In Salvelinus namaycush isolate Seneca chromosome 37, SaNama_1.0, whole genome shotgun sequence, the following are encoded in one genomic region:
- the hcst gene encoding hematopoietic cell signal transducer isoform X2, which produces MSDNTALLMVLFFCLCDNPSCYRIEPGTMAGIIIADVILTIAIVIVTYHCASRRRRRKERADKVYMNVRANCKT; this is translated from the exons ATGTCAGACAACACAGCATTGCTGATGGTTCTCTTCTTTTGCCTCTGTG ATAACCCGTCCTGCTACAGGATCGAGCCTGGCACCATGGCTGGCATCATCATTGCAGACGTGATCCTGACCATTGCCATTGTCATTGTCACGTACCACTGTGCCAGCCGACGCAGACGTCGAAAAGAGAGGG ctgataAAGTCTACATGAATGTCAGGGCAAACTGCAAAACATGA
- the LOC120031529 gene encoding TYRO protein tyrosine kinase-binding protein-like — protein sequence MGKALCIVAPLKGMFGPAEGEQDCGHCYQIDVGAVVGIIGCDIILTLLIALAVFCFATFRKKRSQQESRLEGKGKTLTASKRKTVEITESPYQELHGIQSDVYSDLQQFQK from the exons ATGGGCAAGGCCCTCTGTATCGTGGCTCCCCTGAAAGGAATGTTTG GTCCTGCCGAAGGAGAACAAG ACTGTGGCCACTGCTATCAGATAGATGTGGGGGCAGTGGTGGGCATCATCGGATGTGACATCATCCTGACCCTCCTCATCGCTCTCGCCGTGTTCTGTTTTGCTACCTTCCGGAAGAAGAGGAGTCAACAGGAATCCAGACTGGAgg GTAAAGGGAAAACACTCACAGCATCAAAAAGGAAGACAGTAGAAATCACAGAGTCTCCCTACCAG GAGCTGCATGGAATTCAGTCAGACGTGTACAGTGATCTCCAACAGTTTCAGAAATGA
- the hcst gene encoding hematopoietic cell signal transducer isoform X1 has product MSDNTALLMVLFFCLCEKVVADPGTNNPSCYRIEPGTMAGIIIADVILTIAIVIVTYHCASRRRRRKERADKVYMNVRANCKT; this is encoded by the exons ATGTCAGACAACACAGCATTGCTGATGGTTCTCTTCTTTTGCCTCTGTG AAAAAGTTGTGGCTGACCCAGGTACAA ATAACCCGTCCTGCTACAGGATCGAGCCTGGCACCATGGCTGGCATCATCATTGCAGACGTGATCCTGACCATTGCCATTGTCATTGTCACGTACCACTGTGCCAGCCGACGCAGACGTCGAAAAGAGAGGG ctgataAAGTCTACATGAATGTCAGGGCAAACTGCAAAACATGA
- the LOC120031446 gene encoding NF-kappa-B inhibitor delta-like, whose product MHWQKSPKEKPCYTLPTVKKLLEQKRKRETSSTATTSTGVSTATVLSQQVSTPEKSTSTSVASSYSDMAVGYERWGPMDEHQALSAIQEGPFSPMGNNYFSSPSSSMDYSHTPAYSPQMASSYNTQQIQDYPDTRMPQHYTECPVTEAVSSLVPSGPLQTAVFPWSSGALGPTEPVQQVFSGQMDVTKLEEARMFLRGMDYSRTTWQDDDGDTILHIYTAKGLREYAFAAAERLAELGRLDSKEHKGKTALLVAVTANHPEIVQDLLSLGADINACDVKGQTALHLAATYGFPRVMQVILSIGPGVNLEARNFEGLTPLHCAAISHSGTLKTLSSLSSTGLGDASLHALAEEKLSWLQMLLNTGASLTSQEIKSNKTVLHLAVKEGNIQLVRHLLKTPLDNMRDFVNMKAHGHTALHMAAGLHGSPHQEEMLRLLLSRGADPRIRNLENDQPAHLLQSGPHGEQLKLILKKRSASSRRRVMSLQDQE is encoded by the exons ATGCACTGGCAGAAAT CACCGAAGGAGAAGCCGTGTTACACTCTTCCCACAGTGAAGAAACTCCTGGagcagaagaggaagagggaaacCTCCTCGACGGCAACAACCAGTACCGGTGTCTCCACTGCCACTGTCCTCTCCCAACAGGTGTCAACACCAGAGAAGTCTACCTCAACAA GTGTAGCCAGCAGCTACTCAGATATGGCAGTGGGGTATGAGAGATGGGGTCCTATGGATGAGCACCAAGCCCTCTCGGCCATACAGGAAGGTCCATTCTCCCCTATGGGGAACAATTACTTCTCCAGCCCATCCTCCTCAATGGACTACAGCCATACTCCGGCCTACAGCCCTCAGATGGCCTCCAGCTACAACACACAGCAGATTCAGGACTACCCAGACACCAGGATGCCTCAGCATTAT ACGGAGTGTCCAGTGACCGAGGCTGTGTCTAGTTTGGTTCCTTCTGGGCCCCTGCAGACCGCTGTCTTCCCCTGGTCGTCGGGGGCCCTGGGTCCCACAGAACCTGTCCAGCAGGTGTTTAGTGGCCAGATGGATGTCACTAAGCTGGAGGAAGCCAGGATGTTCCTCAGAGGGATGGACTACAGTAGAACCACCTGGCAGGATGACGACGGAGAcac GATTCTGCATATTTATACAGCCAAGGGCCTGAGGGAGTATGCATTCGCTGCAGCAGAGAGGCTTGCTGAGCTGGGAAGGCTAGACTCCAAGGAACACAAGGGGAAG ACTGCTTTGCTGGTGGCGGTGACTGCTAACCATCCGGAAATCGTCCAGGATCTGTTGTCTTTAGGGGCGGATATAAATGCCTGTGATGTCAAAGGTCAAACAGCACTTCATCTTGCTGCCACCTATGGCTTCCCCAGGGTTATGCAG GTTATTCTCTCCATTGGGCCTGGAGTGAACCTGGAGGCTCGCAATTTTGAAG GTCTGACTCCTCTGCACTGTGCAGCCATCTCCCACAGTGGCACCTTGAagactctctcctccctctcctccacaggGCTGGGTGATGCCAGCCTCCATGCCCTGGCAGAGGAGAAGCTCTCCTGGCTGCAGATGCTACTCAACACCGgagcctccctgaccagccag GAAATCAAAAGTAACAAGACTGTTCTTCACCTGGCTGTGAAGGAGGGGAACATCCAGCTGGTTCGCCATCTGCTGAAGACCCCCCTAGACAACATGAGGGACTTTGTCAACATGAAG GCCCACGGTCATACCGCCCTGCACATGGCTGCTGGTCTCCATGGCAGCCCACACCAGGAGGAGATGCTGAGGCTGCTGCTGAGCAGAGGGGCCGACCCCAGAATCCGCAACCTGGAGAACGACCAGCCTGCACACCTGCTGCAGAGTGGACCCCACGGGGAACAG CTCAAGCTCATCCTGAAGAAGCGAAGTGCTTCCTCTCGTCGACGTGTAATGTCCTTACAGGACCAAGAGTGA